One genomic segment of Paenibacillus durus includes these proteins:
- a CDS encoding DNA polymerase IV, translating into MSEKHERIIFLADCQSFYASVEKADHPECKDKPVAVAGSVERRSGIILAACPIAKGYGVTTAERLGEALHKCPDLVVIRPRMQHYIDISLMITKIYEEFTDLVEIFSIDEQFLDITASQPIFGDPITIAKTMQQKVLSQTGVRVRIGISSNKILAKIATDIWAKKNESGIFTLPKSEIETLLWPQPVHKMFGVGSRMTAHFTRLGINTIGDIARTPLSLLKDKFRARFGKQSDIHAEVMWRTANGLDDSPVKPGTFVTPPKSVGHMMTLPRDYTEPWEVDTVLLELTEEVCRDCRRKGYMGSVVSVSCMCSPYEAPTGFSRQMKMQDPTNHTNTVIKTVRMLFYKYWDKMPVRRVGVTLSQLVDDQNYQLTLFEDQVKLRALDEATDSIKNRYGSDAIIRASSLTDAGQAKDRSQKIGGHYK; encoded by the coding sequence TTGAGTGAGAAACATGAACGGATTATATTTCTGGCAGATTGCCAAAGCTTCTATGCAAGCGTTGAAAAGGCCGATCACCCGGAATGTAAGGATAAACCCGTTGCTGTAGCAGGTTCTGTTGAACGCAGATCAGGAATCATTTTAGCGGCCTGCCCGATTGCAAAAGGATATGGAGTCACTACGGCAGAGCGTCTCGGAGAGGCTTTACATAAATGTCCCGATCTCGTTGTCATTCGTCCCCGGATGCAGCATTATATTGATATCTCCCTGATGATTACGAAGATTTATGAGGAGTTTACGGATCTTGTTGAAATATTTAGTATTGATGAGCAGTTTCTGGATATCACGGCAAGTCAGCCCATCTTCGGAGATCCTATAACGATTGCCAAGACCATGCAGCAAAAGGTTCTGAGTCAAACCGGAGTGCGGGTGAGGATCGGCATAAGCTCCAATAAAATCCTTGCTAAAATCGCAACGGATATTTGGGCGAAGAAGAATGAAAGTGGCATCTTTACTTTGCCTAAGTCCGAAATCGAAACCCTTCTGTGGCCGCAGCCGGTTCATAAAATGTTCGGCGTCGGTTCGCGTATGACCGCACATTTTACTCGTCTTGGAATAAATACAATCGGAGATATTGCCAGAACGCCTCTCTCCCTTCTAAAAGATAAATTTCGCGCCCGCTTTGGCAAGCAATCGGATATTCATGCAGAGGTGATGTGGCGGACGGCGAACGGTCTGGATGATAGTCCGGTTAAACCCGGAACCTTTGTTACACCGCCCAAATCAGTCGGTCATATGATGACTTTGCCGAGAGATTATACCGAGCCGTGGGAAGTCGATACGGTTCTGCTGGAGCTCACAGAGGAGGTATGCCGTGACTGCCGCCGCAAAGGATATATGGGCTCTGTTGTAAGCGTCAGTTGTATGTGCAGCCCCTATGAAGCACCGACCGGCTTTTCGCGCCAAATGAAGATGCAGGACCCTACTAACCACACGAATACCGTAATCAAAACAGTAAGAATGTTATTTTATAAATACTGGGATAAAATGCCCGTCCGCCGTGTCGGTGTGACATTAAGCCAGCTCGTGGACGACCAGAATTATCAGCTCACTCTCTTTGAGGATCAGGTAAAGCTTAGAGCCCTGGATGAAGCTACGGACAGCATAAAAAACCGATACGGCAGCGACGCGATTATAAGAGCCTCGTCACTTACTGATGCAGGGCAAGCCAAGGACAGGTCGCAAAAAATCGGCGGGCACTATAAATAA
- a CDS encoding threonine/serine exporter family protein, with protein MNNAESGTTYEIIDLCLLAGKIMLQNGAETYRVEDTMTRMAAALGFPGAHSYVTPTVIMFTTSRTEQPKLFRIEERTTDLQKVAEVNDISRCLSQRQITSAQARERLALVDDAAHAYPAWIQIMAAALAGGCFTIIFKGSVWDALPALFVSGLGYASVVYLQRLVQIKFFAELTASALIGLLSFLFVQAGIGAETDKIIIGSVMPLVPGLLITNAVRDLMAGHLISGLSKGAEAFLTAFAIGTGIGLVLSFVS; from the coding sequence TTGAACAATGCCGAATCGGGGACAACCTATGAAATTATAGATTTATGCCTGCTGGCCGGAAAAATCATGCTCCAAAACGGCGCGGAGACTTACCGCGTGGAGGATACGATGACGCGCATGGCCGCTGCTCTCGGATTTCCGGGGGCGCACAGCTACGTAACGCCGACCGTCATCATGTTTACGACCAGCCGGACGGAACAGCCCAAGCTGTTCCGCATCGAGGAGCGCACGACCGATCTGCAAAAGGTTGCGGAGGTCAACGACATTTCGCGCTGCCTCAGCCAGCGGCAGATCACGTCGGCGCAGGCGCGCGAGCGGCTGGCCTTGGTGGATGATGCGGCGCATGCTTATCCGGCCTGGATCCAGATTATGGCGGCGGCCCTGGCGGGTGGCTGCTTCACCATCATATTCAAGGGGAGCGTCTGGGACGCCCTGCCCGCGCTGTTCGTATCGGGGCTCGGCTACGCTTCCGTAGTTTATTTACAAAGGCTGGTCCAGATTAAATTCTTTGCCGAGCTCACGGCGTCTGCTCTGATTGGGCTGCTGTCCTTCCTGTTCGTTCAAGCCGGCATCGGTGCGGAGACGGATAAGATTATCATCGGCTCCGTCATGCCGCTCGTTCCGGGACTGCTGATTACGAACGCCGTCAGAGACCTTATGGCCGGCCATCTTATATCGGGACTGTCCAAGGGAGCCGAGGCGTTCCTGACCGCTTTTGCCATCGGAACCGGGATCGGACTTGTGCTGTCCTTCGTTTCGTAG
- a CDS encoding GNAT family N-acetyltransferase — protein sequence MNREELSFVEIGEEHLDEATEIYNYYVLNTTVSFHTDQLTVQEMKRNMLTGDPRFTSYAVMLEGEMQGYVLITRHKNKQAYDVTGEISVYLKPECTGKRLGRPALAFIEQIAAEHGFHTLVATVCSENNPSRSFFESSGYEQSAYYKEIGRKFGRWLDIVVYQKRVEGITA from the coding sequence ATGAACCGCGAAGAGCTGTCTTTCGTCGAGATCGGAGAAGAGCATCTGGACGAGGCGACGGAGATTTATAACTACTATGTGCTCAATACAACCGTGTCGTTTCACACCGACCAACTGACGGTACAGGAGATGAAACGGAACATGCTGACCGGCGATCCCCGGTTTACATCCTACGCAGTCATGCTGGAAGGGGAGATGCAGGGATATGTCTTAATTACGAGGCACAAGAACAAGCAGGCTTATGACGTGACCGGTGAAATCAGCGTGTACCTGAAGCCGGAATGTACGGGCAAAAGATTGGGAAGGCCAGCACTGGCCTTTATCGAGCAGATAGCCGCTGAACACGGTTTTCATACGCTGGTAGCCACGGTATGCTCGGAGAATAACCCCAGCCGTTCCTTTTTCGAGAGCAGCGGTTATGAGCAGAGCGCCTACTATAAGGAAATTGGCCGTAAATTCGGCCGTTGGCTTGACATCGTCGTGTATCAAAAAAGAGTCGAAGGCATAACCGCCTGA
- a CDS encoding Rrf2 family transcriptional regulator, with the protein MNISTRFAVAIHILALLEIDKESKNTSEWIAGSVGTNPVVIRRITSMLGKAGLIEVRPGVAGAKLARAAEEITLLDIYLAVDAVGQDSLFAVHDHPNPACPVGRNIAGAIIPVFSLAQLAMEDVLGKVTLAQIASQIPV; encoded by the coding sequence ATGAACATTAGCACCCGATTTGCGGTTGCCATCCATATCCTGGCCCTGCTTGAGATCGATAAAGAGAGCAAGAACACCTCCGAATGGATCGCTGGAAGTGTGGGTACGAACCCGGTAGTGATCCGCCGGATTACGAGCATGCTTGGCAAAGCGGGTCTCATCGAGGTTCGGCCGGGGGTCGCGGGCGCCAAGCTGGCCCGAGCCGCCGAAGAGATTACGCTGCTCGATATTTATTTGGCGGTCGACGCTGTCGGACAGGATTCCCTGTTCGCGGTTCACGATCATCCGAATCCCGCTTGTCCCGTCGGCCGGAATATCGCGGGAGCCATCATTCCGGTGTTTTCGCTCGCCCAGCTGGCGATGGAGGACGTTCTTGGCAAGGTGACGCTGGCGCAGATTGCCTCACAAATCCCGGTCTGA
- a CDS encoding threonine/serine exporter family protein: MILQLITSFIASAMFCILFNTPRRTLLQCGISGMLGWLVYLLLDPHWKSVVATFFATVVVGVVSQIFARSFKIPVIIFSVGGIIPLVPGGLAYDAMRRFVEDDYTNALQAAVQALLLSGAIATGLVLSEVLGQMFRRSKS; the protein is encoded by the coding sequence ATGATTCTGCAGCTTATTACGAGCTTTATTGCCTCCGCCATGTTCTGCATCCTGTTTAATACGCCCAGACGCACGCTGCTTCAATGCGGAATTTCCGGAATGCTGGGCTGGTTGGTATACCTGCTGCTCGATCCCCATTGGAAATCCGTCGTGGCCACCTTCTTCGCCACGGTCGTCGTTGGGGTAGTCAGCCAGATTTTTGCCAGGTCCTTCAAAATTCCGGTCATCATCTTCAGCGTAGGCGGCATCATTCCGCTTGTGCCGGGCGGCCTCGCCTATGATGCCATGCGCAGGTTCGTTGAAGACGATTATACGAACGCGCTGCAGGCCGCCGTTCAGGCTCTCCTTCTCTCGGGAGCCATCGCCACGGGACTTGTGCTCAGCGAGGTGCTGGGACAGATGTTCCGCCGCAGCAAAAGCTAA
- a CDS encoding MBL fold metallo-hydrolase has protein sequence MQIAQGIELLEITAEVMGGTDSLYPVLLWDEDHAVLVDTGYPGLLGKFKEAFAHTGVAWSKLDTVVITHQDIDHIGGLPAILSEPHGTIKVLAHPIEQPYIEGERMLLKHTPEAIAAAEAMLPPHVPEEWRRAFLHVLAHPPKAKVDALIEDGQELPVAGGVVVIETPGHSPGHICLYHPASRTLIAGDSLTVKEGVLRGPDPRVTPDMATALSSLRRLAGYEIETVICYHGGLYRGDANRRIAELAEGLH, from the coding sequence ATGCAAATCGCCCAAGGAATTGAGCTGCTGGAGATTACAGCCGAAGTGATGGGGGGAACGGATAGCCTGTATCCTGTCCTGCTGTGGGATGAAGATCATGCGGTGTTGGTCGACACGGGCTACCCCGGGCTGCTCGGTAAGTTTAAGGAAGCTTTCGCCCATACGGGCGTGGCTTGGTCCAAACTTGATACCGTAGTTATTACACACCAGGATATTGACCATATTGGCGGGCTTCCGGCAATACTCAGCGAGCCGCACGGGACGATCAAGGTACTGGCGCATCCAATTGAACAGCCTTATATCGAAGGGGAGCGGATGCTGCTTAAGCACACGCCGGAAGCAATTGCCGCAGCCGAAGCCATGCTCCCGCCTCATGTGCCGGAGGAATGGCGGCGGGCCTTCCTGCACGTTCTCGCCCATCCCCCCAAGGCCAAAGTGGACGCCTTGATCGAAGACGGCCAGGAACTGCCGGTCGCAGGCGGCGTAGTGGTCATCGAGACCCCCGGCCATAGCCCGGGGCATATTTGCCTGTATCATCCGGCCAGCCGTACTCTCATCGCCGGCGACAGCCTGACGGTGAAAGAAGGCGTACTGCGTGGTCCCGATCCCCGGGTGACGCCGGATATGGCCACCGCGCTGTCAAGCCTGCGCAGGCTTGCCGGCTATGAAATCGAGACGGTCATCTGCTACCACGGCGGGCTGTACCGAGGGGATGCGAACCGGCGTATCGCCGAATTGGCGGAAGGGCTTCATTAA
- a CDS encoding Na+/H+ antiporter — METFTAVLVLLGLIGISKIVNRFMPFVPVPLIQIGFGVIAAAFPWGIHLTLEPELFFVLFIAPLLFNDGRRTPRAELWNLRAPILLLALGLVFATVLVAGYAIHWMIPSIPVAAAFALAAILSPTDAVAVSAMAGRVHLPNRIHRVLEGESLMNDASGLVAFKFAVAAAVTGVFSLPQAIGSFILIAAGGLLAGAALSFLLIRLSVFIRRLGMEDVTVHVLLQILTPFLIYLVSEELGVSGILAVVAGGVVQAIEKDRTDSPQYKLQLVSASIWSVLLFILNGMVFLILGVSIPDVVSVIYRDTAVDNLTVVLYVLAITALLIVLRFLWVYLICIGSWQFKNGSRPSMRSRVLTSVSGVRGAVTLAGAFSIPLVLDDGSPFPERDLIIFLAAGVILTSLVVASVLLPLIARREEDSREESEQAARSRIMEASMAILRGAMAEDSRAAAISAAPGLPDTVPALPEIQDNRLINNPEEEYGKQCALKARLTGLQAERRELSGLIAGGSIPSEAGQTIMELLDHKEAFLSRGLDSQLKLSLGKLGRLFSGIFSKLPQGAGGSGVLPDGCVRDARIGMCRAAIDAIQEGMNDDNRDGYERVAARYGLMLDRLENGPAAVNVAEQEGRQLEWKLEAIQEQRDAVQRMYEDGTLRRRATAQLRWFVDELEMSIWED, encoded by the coding sequence TTGGAGACATTTACCGCAGTGCTTGTCCTTCTCGGTCTTATCGGCATATCCAAAATTGTTAACCGGTTCATGCCCTTCGTTCCTGTACCGCTTATCCAGATCGGCTTCGGGGTTATTGCCGCCGCCTTTCCTTGGGGGATTCACTTGACGCTGGAACCAGAGCTGTTTTTTGTCTTGTTCATCGCCCCGCTTCTGTTCAATGATGGAAGAAGAACCCCGCGTGCCGAGCTTTGGAATCTGCGGGCTCCGATTCTGCTGCTGGCGCTTGGATTGGTGTTCGCAACGGTACTGGTGGCAGGCTATGCCATTCACTGGATGATTCCGTCAATACCTGTTGCGGCGGCGTTCGCGCTCGCGGCGATATTGTCGCCGACGGATGCAGTTGCTGTAAGCGCCATGGCTGGCCGGGTCCATCTGCCGAATCGCATCCACCGTGTGCTGGAAGGCGAGTCGCTGATGAATGACGCATCGGGCCTCGTTGCGTTTAAGTTTGCGGTTGCGGCGGCAGTCACCGGCGTATTCTCTCTGCCGCAAGCGATCGGCAGTTTTATTCTTATCGCCGCCGGTGGACTGCTTGCCGGAGCCGCGCTGTCCTTTCTGCTGATTCGCTTAAGCGTGTTTATCCGGCGGCTGGGGATGGAGGATGTCACAGTACATGTTCTGCTGCAGATTCTGACCCCGTTCCTGATCTACCTGGTCAGTGAAGAGCTGGGAGTGTCGGGCATCCTGGCCGTGGTGGCTGGCGGCGTCGTTCAGGCCATTGAAAAAGACCGGACCGATTCCCCCCAGTACAAACTCCAGCTCGTATCGGCAAGCATATGGTCGGTGCTGCTGTTCATTCTGAACGGCATGGTATTCCTCATTCTCGGTGTTTCGATTCCGGATGTGGTATCGGTAATATACCGGGATACGGCTGTCGATAACCTGACGGTGGTCCTATACGTGCTGGCGATCACGGCTTTGCTGATTGTACTGCGTTTCCTCTGGGTGTACTTGATCTGTATAGGGAGCTGGCAGTTTAAGAACGGAAGCAGGCCGTCGATGAGGTCGCGGGTGCTTACCTCGGTTTCGGGCGTACGCGGAGCGGTTACCCTGGCCGGCGCTTTCTCCATTCCGCTTGTGCTGGATGACGGCTCGCCGTTTCCGGAGCGCGATCTGATTATTTTTCTGGCTGCTGGCGTCATTCTGACTTCCCTGGTGGTTGCAAGCGTTCTGCTTCCGCTCATCGCCCGCAGAGAGGAAGACAGCCGGGAAGAATCAGAGCAGGCGGCAAGATCAAGAATTATGGAGGCCAGCATGGCGATACTCCGCGGGGCGATGGCAGAGGACAGCCGAGCCGCTGCCATTTCGGCTGCTCCAGGACTCCCGGATACGGTGCCGGCGCTGCCGGAAATACAGGATAACCGGCTTATCAACAATCCGGAGGAGGAATACGGCAAGCAGTGCGCGCTCAAAGCGCGGTTGACCGGACTGCAGGCCGAGCGGAGGGAGCTGAGCGGGCTTATCGCAGGCGGGTCCATTCCTTCTGAGGCGGGACAGACGATTATGGAGCTTCTGGATCATAAGGAAGCATTTCTGTCCAGAGGACTGGATTCACAGCTCAAACTGTCGCTTGGGAAGCTGGGCCGGCTGTTCTCCGGCATATTCTCGAAGCTTCCGCAAGGAGCCGGAGGTTCCGGCGTTCTCCCGGACGGATGCGTTCGGGATGCCCGGATCGGGATGTGCCGCGCCGCGATCGACGCCATCCAGGAGGGAATGAACGATGATAACCGGGACGGTTACGAACGCGTGGCTGCCCGCTACGGCTTGATGCTTGACCGCCTGGAGAACGGTCCGGCCGCCGTGAATGTGGCGGAGCAGGAAGGCCGGCAGCTCGAATGGAAGCTGGAAGCGATCCAGGAGCAGCGCGACGCGGTGCAGCGGATGTACGAGGACGGAACTTTGCGCCGCAGAGCGACCGCCCAATTGCGCTGGTTCGTGGATGAGCTGGAAATGTCGATTTGGGAGGATTAG